One Takifugu rubripes chromosome 2, fTakRub1.2, whole genome shotgun sequence genomic region harbors:
- the ralgapa1 gene encoding ral GTPase-activating protein subunit alpha-1 isoform X2, producing the protein MFSKKPHGDVKKSTQKVLDPKKDVLTRLKHLRIVIENAESSELKQFFDLNYSHIYYVFFENFVTIEVGLKQKGHKSQREELDSILYIFEKILQLLPERIQSRWQYHSIGLILKKLLHTGNSLKIRREGVRLFLLWMQALQSNAEREQLCMFACLIPGFPAPLSDGTPRTLDTLINPPLSLTETQVTPEEITPLVPPQSGDKNQEDLTAFFLEALLKYMAKSLEWRCKDNHERGFSFLFGHFRKFYLPHIFPNFATETSLYNPILDVPPMRPKPYYSVVRREQDGSELLYCTKESFLQARVIFIRWLVSFWLEPRPNTQTHIPGTEGENVPKNIQRAAAGLAARSVGSSDDSGGGGIRSESHLEGSGCSSGSGGGSIGLSGSAVTGHEPEQSHSNTSTLTEREPSSSSLCSMDEEQLTDMEVVRRVLTSSRTNVNFITEIFRQAFLLPMCEAAAMRKVVRVYQEWISMEDRPVFMKEPEEGPYPIAPEGSLDSGSQLGDKEDEGINKAIESELLEYSVHAGVQTTLQVFITHSSNVFLLEPANDIKILLEEHVDMCKRVLNIYRSLVMHETMDQKTWEQILLVLLRVTESVMKRPPSIMPHGKKSNTLSGRLAGPVFQTLIVAWIKGNLNVYISRELWDDLLSVLSSLTCWEELVTEWSLTMETLTKVLARNLYSVDLNELPLDKLSEQKQKKHKGKGIGSEGQRQIVDRSFSKGWSRDQPGQAAMRQRSATTAGSPGIEKARSIVRQKTVALRSCSTGDSLLSSASIRSAKSAPALAPPLPVLLHHHHHHPLLPPLVDQLADLEDPPITLASRTSRMRHSSQSDEVPPTSCTEVFQGGVCDLEASAPSSLPRSSSASDIMEPFIAERVKGEDPQRDRASVPTHCQHPTVSSLLTANIHAAQPYPRTPSSPSSTPHTFCNGVVSSSEARDDGSIYDQFWHQVDSQNKGSDWVSEWDSAFNCSSEKEIELDECEMGPGAEEDDLFSSIRDYFTQKGGEWKEEAGEKECSGQSLNTAASAQAGAVRTPLECTEEAVEARQVVTDERQVSKSARHRSVDSTEENEGQQRSIYECLELQCHWPSPGGRSTLERHSGEKKGGNTGMTAGGEGKCDVWREIGEKHEQEASKRQGANTVDSIAESNQTLQNLDTDKYKSSLNTSKRHHPGGVHVSFRPSTESVQFHNPLDSKEAHWKARLRRLSHFHTHSHSAGERAGAGTGSGAKMGVGSTGKFGSIAGISHRGGAQEKSAGGAPSDNSGVGNAAMPGGVENRPGVDKDRQHLGSSLGPESHTDVSSSSSVFSGGPVSGVRGRLGRSALRSRASRSRSQEPRSSASRHHQGALLGGVYKTVVHALSSKPRPRGQGSSQGSSPQRQGRATMADASLRDLYSHVLGYFGRKTTAAVNKEEVVQKARPVSTDVGSTNPNFSDLMDEFIQERLKAKGTSGRRGSSPGSLEVPKDLPELLEAGQSPGSRPSDNLHPIDDPGIPSEWTSPASASGSDVISSDSQSDSFNAFQYSTCKFDNFTFSSEACGAGAASGGGGGGRGSSLDQDSLGGSVACEEHEVASLTTLHLDSETSSLSHTVTVTGSESASPMHSLGCSRSQTPSPATLIAEHANHTHSHSHTHLQLDQKLHNSVLQTPDDLETSEFPSEDCSVMAGGSLTGWHADVATVMWRRMLGILGDVNCIKDPEIHAQVFDYLCELWQNLAKIRDNLGISLDNQSSPPPPGLIPPLRILTPWLFKATMLPERYKQGKLHAYKLICRIMKRRQDVSPNTDFLTHFYNIMHQGLLHQDQDIVNTIIKHCSPKFFSIGLPGATMLILDFIIAASKVNACSSLNAPRVEAQILLGSLVCFPNLYGELPALHPTTSEVVLTKFPDVKEHVIKTILSSARDEPSAPARCVALCSLGIWLCEELAHGTQHPQIKDALNVICVTLKYPNKNVALVASDILHLLISYVDHLQKFPPETPKKIVEILIATITHLLPSTESSPHEQDKRLVVSLLLCLLDWVMALPPKTLLQPVQTRSPPEKDQPTKTLLSCIYKVLHGCVYGAQSFSSQKYYPMQLSDLLSPDYDPFLPLESLREPEPLHSPDSERSSKVQPVAEVHSRIQQGLVSIAARTVITHLVNHLGHYPMSGGPATLSSQVGENQDNPFCESADLGPELFHSPNLQFLVLNGSTLLSVYQIRSESGVPGGGMTAGLSSAPACVRVIIRDVAGKHSWDSAVLYGPPLSSPNSPTHTYSPHAQCCYDTSLQFCTSQGGQSKKLGESREDSGESRQEDSETEDSREGEGEGEERQVKKFDEEEKGNETGCEDDVTEEETEKAENRLEIEEGRGDSSLEQILAPPLAKRVCREAVPAWDSLTEGDDALDEMLQYLGYSSPECLQRAGTPLNIPAPPPGCVSEKQENDVINALLKQSAAEREFVLQRGEDLNMKAMQQVEPQTETPQSPFYYCRLLINILGLNSWEKRSNFHLLRKNEKLLRELKNLDSRQCRETHKIAVFYVAEGQEDKHSILTNTAGSQAYEDFVSGLGWEVDLATHCGFMGGLQRNRSTGQTAPYYATSTTEVIYHVSTRMPHDQDHNLTKKLRHLGNDEVHIVWSEHCRDYRRGIIPTEFGDVLIVIYPMKNHMYSIHILKKPEVPFFGPLFDGAIVDMKILPTMVRATAINASRALKSLIPLYQNFYEERARYLETIVQHHQELTTFEDYAARVYSPAPCSHLSSDTGSCLEILRGESPALGEAGSDSASPMSPRTSKSRMSMKLRRSSGSANKT; encoded by the exons ATGTTCTCTAAAAAGCCTCATGGGGACGTTAAAAAATCAACACAGAAAGTGTTGGACCCAAAGAAGGACGTATTGACGAGGCTAAAGCATCTCAGAATAGTCATAG AAAATGCCGAGTCCTCGGAGCTGAAACAATTCTTTGACCTCAACTACTCTCACATCTACTACGTCTTCTTTGAGAACTTTGTCACGATCGAGGTCGGCCTCAAGCAGAAAG GTCATAAATCTCAGAGGGAGGAGCTGGACTCCATCCTTTACATTTTTGAG AAAATTCTTCAGCTCCTGCCAGAGCGAATCCAGAGCCGATGGCAGTACCACAGCATAG GGCTGATTCTGAAGAAGCTGTTGCACACCGGGAACTCTTTGAAG ATCCGCCGTGAGGGCGTCCGCCTGTTCTTGCTTTGGATGCAAGCGTTGCAGAGTAATGCAGAGCGGGAGCAGCTCTGCATGTTCGCTTGTTTGATTCCCGGTTTTCCGGCTCCCCTCTCCGATGGGACCCCACGCACCCTGGACACTCTGATCAACCCACCACTCAGTTTAACAGAGA CCCAGGTAACTCCAGAAGAAATCACTCCATTGGTTCCTCCCCAGTCAGGTGACAAGAACCAGGAAGACctcacagctttttttttagagGCTCTTCTCAAATACATG GCCAAATCTCTCGAGTGGCGTTGTAAAGACAACCATGAACGTGGCTTCAGCTTCCTCTTTGGTCACTTTAGGAAGTTCTATCTTCCCCACATCTTCCCCAACTTTGCCACGGAAACGAGCCTCTACAATCCGATTCTCG ACGTGCCCCCTATGCGTCCGAAGCCCTACTACAGTGTGGTGCGCAGGGAGCAGGATGGCAGTGAATTACTGTACTGCACCAAGGAGAGTTTCCTTCAGGCTCGAGTCATCTTCATTCGCTGGTTAGTCTCTTTCTGGCTGGAGCCAAGGCccaacactcaaacacacatacCAGGAACTGAGGGAGAGAATGTTCCTAAGAACATACAG CGAGCGGCGGCTGGACTCGCAGCTCGCTCTGTAGGCAGCTCTGATGACAGTGGTGGAGGAGGGATTCGGTCGGAGAGCCACTTGGAAGGCAGCGGATGCTCATCTGGATCTGGTGGCGGGAGTATTGGGTTATCTGGGAGCGCTGTGACTGGGCATGAGCCGGAACAAAGTCACTCCAACACATCCACATTGACGGAGAGGGAGCCGAGCTCTTCGTCTCTCTGCTCCATggatgaagagcagctcacGGACATGGAGGTGGTGAGAAGAGTTCTGACCAGCTCCCGAACCAATGTCAACTTCATCACTGAGATCTTTAGACAG GCATTCCTTCTACCAATGTGTGAAGCTGCAGCAATGCGGAAGGTGGTGCGTGTTTACCAGGAGTGGATCTCCATGGAGGACAGGCCAGTATTTAtgaaggagccagaggagggccCCTATCCCATAGCCCCAGAAGGTAGTCTCGATTCAGGCTCTCAACTTGGAGACAAGGAAGATGAG GGAATCAATAAGGCGATTGAGAGTGAGTTATTGGAATACAGCGTTCATGCTGGGGTTCAGACAACACTACAG GTGTTCATCACCCACTCCTCAAATGTTTTCCTACTGGAACCCGCCAATGATATCAAGATCCTTTTGGAAGAGCATGTAGACATGTGCAAGAGGGTTCTCAACATCTACCGGAGCCTTGTCATGCATGAGACTATGGACCAGAAAACATG GGAGCAAATCTTGCTGGTTCTGCTCAGGGTGACAGAGTCTGTGATGAAAAGGCCTCCATCTATTATGCCTCATGGCAAAAAGAGCAACACTTTGTCAGGCAGATTGGCTGGACCTGTCTTTCAG acaCTTATTGTAGCCTGGATTAAGGGAAACCTTAATGTCTACATCAGCAGAGAGCTGTGGGATGACCTCCTTTCTGTGCTGTCCTCTCTTACCTGCTGGGAAGAACTGGTGACAGAGTGGTCACTCACCATGGAGACCCTCACCAAG GTGTTGGCCAGAAACTTGTACAGTGTCGATCTAAACGAGCTGCCACTGGACAAACTGAGCGAGCAAAAGCAGAAGAAACACAAGGGAAAAG GGATCGGTTCAGAGGGCCAGAGACAGATTGTGGACCGATCCTTCTCTAAAGGCTGGAGCAGAGATCAACCGGGTCAGGCAGCCATGAGGCAGCGCAGTGCCACCACGGCTGGATCCCCGGGCATTGAAAAAGCCAGGAGTATCGTCCGCCAGAAGACCGTTG CTTTGCGTAGCTGTTCTACAGGGGACTCTTTGCTGTCCTCAGCATCTATCCGCAGTGCTAAGAGTGCTCCTGCTCTGGCTccgcctcttcctgtcctccttcaccaccaccaccaccaccctttaCTACCCCCCCTTGTTGACCAACTGGCAG ACCTCGAGGACCCGCCAATCACACTCGCGTCACGCACTTCTCGGATGCGCCACTCTTCCCAGAGCGACGAGGTCCCTCCTACTTCCTGTACTGAGGTGTTCCAGGGAGGGGTGTGTGACCTGGAGGCCTCagctccatcatccctcccaaGAAGCAGCAGTGCGTCTGACATCATGGAGCCCTTCATTGCTGAGCGGGTCAAAGGTGAAGACCCCCAGAGAGATCGCGCTTCTGTCCCAACTCACTGTCAACACCCCACAGTTTCCTCCTTACTCACAGCCAACATTCACGCAGCCCAGCCTTACCCACGCACcccttcctcaccctcttccACCCCTCATACCTTCTGTAATGGTGTTGTGTCCTCCTCAGAGGCACGAGATGATGGTAGTATTTATGACCAGTTCTGGCACCAAGTTGACTCTCAAAACAAAGGTTCGGATTGGGTAAGCGAGTGGGATTCTGCCTTCAACTGTTCCtctgaaaaagaaattgaaTTAGACGAGTGTGAAATGGGGCCTGGTGCTGAGGAGGACGATTTATTCTCCTCTATAAGGGACTACTTTACTCAGAAAGGTGGGGAGTggaaggaggaggcaggagagaaggAATGTTCAGGTCAGAGCTTAAATACGGCTGCATCTGCACAAGCGGGTGCAGTTAGAACGCCACTAGAATGCACCGAAGAGGCAGTTGAGGCAAGACAGGTGGTGACAGATGAAAGACAGGTAAGTAAGTCTGCAAGGCATAGAAGTGTGGATTCAACAGAGGAGAATGAGGGACAGCAGCGGAGCATCTATGAGTGTTTGGAATTGCAGTGCCATTGGCCATCACCTGGTGGGAGGTCCACCTTAGAAAGACATAGTGGGGAGAAAAAGGGGGGCAATACAGGGATGACGGCGGGAGGGGAAGGGAAATGTGATGTGTGGAGAGAGATAGGAGAGAAACATGAGCAAGAGGCCAGCAAAAGGCAAGGTGCCAATACGGTAGATTCTATCGCTGAGTCAAATCAAACTCTTCAAAATTTGGACACAGACAAGTACAAATCCTCTCTTAATACCAGTAAACGGCACCATCCCGGCGGTGTTCACGTCAGCTTCCGACCCTCCACCGAATCGGTCCAGTTCCACAACCCCCTCGATAGTAAAGAGGCCCACTGGAAAGCCAGGCTGCGACGCCTCAGTCACTTCCACACGCACAGCCACtccgctggggagagagctggagCCGGGACAGGGTCAGGGGCAAAAATGGGAGTGGGGAGCACAGGTAAGTTTGGTTCTATAGCTGGGATTAGTCATAGAGGAGGCGCACAAGAGAAGTCAGCAGGCGGGGCCCCTTCAGATAACAGCGGGGTGGGAAATGCTGCGATGCCTGGAGGCGTAGAAAACAGGCCTGGAGTGGATAAGGACAGGCAGCACCTTGGATCCAGCTTGGGCCCTGAAAGCCACACAGATGTGTCATCAAGCAGCTCGGTTTTCTCTGGAGGGCCAGTATCAGGGGTGCGAGGCCGACTGGGACGTTCGGCGTTGCGATCTCGAGCCTCACGATCCCGCTCTCAGGAGCCCCGCAGCTCCGCCTCGAgacaccaccagggggcactcCTCGGTGGCGTCTATAAGACTGTGGTTCACGCGCTGTCGTCTAAGCCCCGGCCACGAGGTCAGGGGTCCTCACAAGGCTCATCGCCACAGAGACAGGGCCGCGCCACCATGGCTGACGCTTCCCTAAGAGACCTCTACTCCCACGTCTTGGGCTACTTTGGACGAAAGACGACTGCAGCAG TCAACAAAGAGGAGGTGGTCCAGAAAGCTCGCCCAGTCTCCACTGACGTAGGAAGCACCAATCCAAATTTCTCTGACCTCATGGATGAGTTTATTCAGGAGAGGCTGAAGGCCAAAGGAACATCA GGTCGTCGTGGCAGCAGCCCGGGAAGCCTGGAAGTCCCCAAGGATCTGCCAGAGCTCCTCGAGGCAGGTCAGAGTCCCGGATCGCGACCCTCAGATAATCTTCACCCTATTGATGATCCAGGGATTCCCTCTGAATGGACTTCACCTGCCAGTGCCAGTGgctctgatgtcatcagctCCGACAGCCAGTCAGACTCCTTTAATGCCTTTCAGTACTCTACCTGCAAGTTTGACA ATTTTACCTTCAGTTCAGAAGCatgtggagcaggagctgcatctggaggagggggaggaggtcgaGGCAGTTCGTTGGACCAGGATAGCCTGGGGGGGAGCGTTGCCTGTGAAGAGCACGAAGTTGCCAGTTTGACAACACTCCACCTCGATTCTGAGACCAGTAGTCTCAGCCACACTGTCACCGTTACTG GTTCTGAGAGTGCATCTCCAATGCATTCCCTTGGGTGCTCTCGCTCTCAGACGCCCTCCCCTGCCACGCTGATAGCGGAGCACGCAAATCACACGCATTCccactcgcacacacacctccagctggACCAGAAACTCCACAACTCGGTCCTGCAGACTCCGGATGACCTGG AAACAAGTGAGTTTCCCAGCGAGGACTGCAGTGTGATGGCAGGCGGGTCTTTAACTGGATGGCATGCAGATGTTGCCACGGTGATGTGGCGGCGGATGCTCGGCATCTTGGGGGACGTCAATTGCATCAAAGACCCAGAGATTCATGCCCAGGTCTTTGACTATCTGTGTGAACTGTGGCAAAACCTGGCCAAG ataaGAGACAATTTGGGGATTTCTCTTGACAATCAgtcatctccccctccccctggtCTGATCCCACCCCTGAGAATTCTCACACCCTGGCTCTTTAAG GCCACCATGCTGCCAGAGCGTTATAAGCAGGGTAAACTTCATGCCTACAAGCTGATCTGCAGGATCATGAAGAGGCGGCAAGACGTCTCCCCAAACACAGATTTCCTCACACATTTTTACAACATCATGCACCAGGGGCTGCTCCACCAAGATCAG GACATCGTTAACACCATCATAAAGCACTGCAGCCCAAAGTTCTTCAGTATCGGCCTACCTGGAGCCACCATGTTAATCCTGGACTTCATCATCGCAGCGTCAAAAGTTAACGCCTGCTCGTCACTCAAT GCCCCGCGAGTTGAGGCTCAGATTTTGCTCGGATCACTGGTGTGTTTTCCCAATTTGTACGGGGAGCTTCCAGCCCTCCATCCCACCACATCTGAGGTGGTGCTTACCAAGTTCCCTGATGTTAAG gAGCATGTGATTAAAACTATCCTATCATCTGCCAGGGATGAACCCTCTGCTCCAGCTAG GTGTGTGGCTCTGTGTAGTCTCGGCATCTGGCTTTGCGAGGAGCTGGCTCATGGAACTCAGCATCCACAGATTAAAGATGCTCTCAATGTCATCTGTGTCACTCTGAAG TACCCCAATAAGAATGTCGCCCTGGTGGCTTCGGACATCCTTCACCTCTTAATCAGTTATGTGGATCATCTTCAGAAATTCCCCCCTGAAACTCCAAAGAAGATTGTAGAG ATTTTGATTGCGACCATCACCCACCTGCTGCCTTCTACTGAGTCCTCTCCTCATGAACAGGATAAGAgg CTGGTTGTATCGCTCCTGCTGTGTCTGCTGGACTGGGTGATGGCTCTGCCTCCAAAGACTCTACTGCAGCCTGTTCAGACACGAAGCCCTCCAGAGAAGGACCAGCCAACCAAAACACTGCTCAGCTGTATTTATAAG GTGctgcatgggtgtgtgtatggAGCCCAGTCTTTCAGCAGTCAGAAGTATTATCCAATGCAGCTGTCGGACCTGCTGAGCCCAGACTATGACCCGTTCCTTCCATTAGAGAGCCTCCGGGAGCCAGAGCCGCTGCACAGCCCAGACTCTGAACGCTCCAGCAAAGTTCAGCCTGTCGCCGAAG TTCACAGCCGGATTCAGCAGGGTCTCGTTTCCATTGCAGCAAGAACAGTGATCACACACTTGGTCAATCATCTCGGACATTATCCAATGTCTGGAGGTCCCGCTACCCTCTCTAGCCAG GTTGGTGAGAACCAAGACAACCCGTTCTGTGAGAGCGCAGATCTCGGTCCAGAGCTTTTCCACTCGCCAAACCTTCAGTTCCTGGTTTTGAATGGCTCCACTCTGCTGTCAGTATATCAG ATTCGATCAGAATCGGGTGTACCAGGAGGTGGAATGACAGCCGGCTTGTCCTCTGCTCCTGCTTGCGTCCGTGTCATCATTCGTGATGTAGCAGGAAAACACTCCTGGGACTCTGCCGTCCTCTACGGGCCTCCGCTCTCTTCCCCAAACAGCCCCACGCACACATATTCGCCGCATGCTCAATGTTGCTACGATACAAGTCTCCAATTCTGCACTTCACAGGGAGGACAGTCGAAGAAGTTGGGAGAAAGTAGGGAAGACAGTGGAGAgagcagacaggaggacagtgagacggaggacagcagagagggggagggggagggggaggaaaggcaAGTGAAGAAATTTGACGAAGAGGAGAAAGGAAACGAAACAGGGTGTGAAGACGATGTGACCGAGGAGGAAACGGAGAAGGCCGAAAATAGACTGGAGATCGAGGAGGGTCGTGGGGACTCGAGCCTTGAACAGATCCTGGCTCCGCCTTTGGCGAAACGCGTGTGTCGGGAGGCAGTGCCCGCGTGGGACTCGCTGACGGAGGGGGACGATGCATTGGATGAGATGCTGCAGTACCTGGGGTACTCCAGTCCTGAGTGTTTACAGagagcag GTACGCCACTGAACatccccgctcctcctccgggTTGCGTTTCAGAAAAACAGGagaatgatgtcatcaatgCGCTCCTGAAGCAGAGTGCTGCCGAGAGAGAGTTTGTCCTTCAA AGAGGCGAAGACTTAAACATGAAGGCGATGCAGCAGGTGGAACCACAGACCGAAACCCCACAGTCGCCCTTCTACTACTGCAGACTGCTGATCAACATACTGGGACTCAATTCCTGGGAGAAAAG GAGCAACTTTCATTTGTTGAGAAAGAATGAAAAGTTATTGAGAGAGTTAAAGAACCTGGACTCACGGCAGTG TCGTGAGACTCATAAAATTGCAGTGTTTTATGTGGCCGAGGGTCAAGAGGACAAACACTCCATACTTACCAACACAGCAGGCAGCCAGGCGTATGAAGAC